One Lucilia cuprina isolate Lc7/37 chromosome 4, ASM2204524v1, whole genome shotgun sequence DNA segment encodes these proteins:
- the LOC111677275 gene encoding protocadherin Fat 1, which translates to MWIIYHWIIAVGLIFLILQIYAVESAILDSRCYLEGGGSAESFLASEDLEIGTIIGKLRINGDPDMENGDINLALREKDAPVEIVPGTKDLALAVELDKEGRNGPSSIYVNVICIRRHSTDPSFVIPVNVRVIDVNDNAPQWIGTPYTLTLSEVTVPGTRILQGAKAEDADQQGPFSTVEYQVLPGPYSEYVQFLNPLEGTLVLKKPLDYEQMQNFTVKLRAQDQGTPPKFSDTILRVVITDADDQNPKFLRETYNAELPTDGRPGELKIRPEPIKAIDQDEGICAPIQYSIVQSQDTKYFRIHPHSGVITLLTPIGYSDLTNGATLVVKATQIDNLDRYALTTVTLARPGGTHSDMSALAFVQKKFHMRIREDTAVGNRILALPTNKPGKHLKYTIPDPVNSQFFNVGSLGEVILTKALDFEKMTRHDFQVFATDGMTNTTAEISLEVIDVNDWEPRFRETHYEFIVPKSQSLQSRIESLEGVMIGKIEAADGDRNDKLELSLRGQHAGLFEIDSTGNIYMRPEQLQTLNESTIHLIAIATDSGVPPRSTSVPVTVTMEGVAMAQASWSNNLLGMFGIIMGVFVVIILCLTCYIVRYKSKTRKTTPTLGRNRVHSHGHSTVSSANLVTHEKVAGNGNGATVTSGNVSVLHMKHNGNITMANPIGNGGFQPSTMGSNMGLGASAILAASLERERERERQRENYAATVRSIVSRASANGQLYEEDEIENDSLCQPLPQSADNNNKKMAWETPSTAASHQTGVTTISCANGGVTSVGVNGSSNLLTATDTMGSSENNLTVYF; encoded by the exons aTGTGGATTATATATCATTGGATTATTGCTGTGGGCTTGATATTTCTAATATTACAGATATATG CCGTTGAAAGTGCTATACTGGACTCACGCTGCTATTTAGAAGGCGGGGGATCAGCAGAAAGTTTTCTAGCCAGTGAAGATCTAGAAATAGGCACCATTATAGGTAAACTACGAATCAACGGTGATCCAGATATGGAGAATGGTGATATAAATTTAGCTTTAAGAGAAAAAGATGCTCCAGTGGAAATTGTTCCAGGAACCAAAGATTTAGCTTTAGCAGTGGAATTAGATAAAGAAGGAAGAAATGGTCCTTCTTCGATATATGTAAATGTTATATGCATACGAAGGCATTCCACAGATCCG AGCTTTGTCATACCCGTCAATGTGCGTGTTATCGATGTCAACGATAATGCTCCACAATGGATAGGCACTCCCTACACCCTCACACTTTCCGAGGTAACAGTACCTGGTACACGTATTTTACAAGGAGCCAAAGCAGAAGACGCCGATCAACAAGGGCCCTTCTCAACAGTAGAATATCAAGTACTACCGGGACCCTATTCAGAATATGTACAATTCTTAAATCCACTCGAAGGGACATTGGTTCTTAAGAAACCTTTAGATTATGAACAAATGCAAAATTTCACGGTAAAACTGCGAGCTCAAGATCAAGGAACACCACCCAAATTTTCCGATACCATACTAAGAGTTGTTATAACCGATGCAGATGATCAGAATCCCAAGTTTTTAAGAGAAACCTATAATGCTGAACTGCCCACAGATGGTAGACCGGGAGAGTTGAAAATAAGACCGGAACCAATTAAGGCCATAGATCAAGATGAGGGCATATGTGCGCCCATACAATATAGTATAGTACAGTCACAAGATACCAAGTATTTTCGCATACATCCGCATAGTGGAGTAATCACTTTATTAACGCCTATAGGCTATTCTGATCTAACAAATGGTGCTACATTGGTGGTTAAAGCCACGCAGATTGATAATCTCGATAGATATGCTTTAACCACCGTAACTTTGGCAAGACCGGGTGGCACCCACAGTGATATGAGTGCCTTAGCTTTTGTACAAAAGAAATTTCACATGCGCATACGTGAAGATACAGCAGTGGGTAATCGCATATTAGCTTTACCCACTAATAAGCCgggtaaacatttaaaatacactataccCGATCCGGTAAATTCACAATTTTTCAATGTGGGCTCTTTGGGAGAAGTGATATTAACAAAAGCTTTAGATTTTGAGAAAATGACTAGACATGATTTTCAAGTTTTCGCCACAGATGGCATGACAAACACTACAGCGGAAATTTCTTTAGAGGTAATAGATGTTAACGATTGGGAGCCTAGATTTCGGGAAACGCACTATGAGTTTATAGTGCCTAAAAGT CAATCTCTGCAATCACGCATTGAGTCGTTGGAAGGTGTTATGATAGGCAAAATCGAAGCTGCCGATGGTGATCGCAATGACAAATTGGAGCTATCACTAAGGGGACAACATGCTGGTCTTTTTGAAATCGATAGCACAGGCAATATTTATATGAGACCAGAACAATTGCAAACTTTAAATGAATCCACCATACATCTTATAGCCATAGCCACCGATTCTGGAGTACCACCCAGAAGTACTTCCGTACCCGTTACAGTAACAATGGAAGGTGTAGCAATGGCGCAAGCTTCCTGGAGTAATAATCTATTGGGCATGTTTGGCATTATTATGGGAGTATTTGTGGTCATAATATTATGCTTAACTTGTTATATTGTACGTTATAAAAGTAAAACACGTAAAACCACGCCCACTTTGGGCCGCAATCGAGTACATAGTCATGGTCATAGTACGGTATCTTCGGCTAATTTAGTGACACATGAAAAAGTGGCTGGCAATGGAAATGGTGCCACCGTAACCAGTGGCAATGTATCAGTACTGCATATGAAACATAATGGCAATATAACAATGGCAAATCCAATTGGTAATGGTGGCTTTCAGCCCAGTACAATGGGTAGTAATATGGGTCTGGGTGCTTCGGCTATATTAGCCGCCAGTTTAGAGCGTGAACGGGAAAGAGAAAGACAAAGAGAAAACTATGCGGCCACAGTGAGAA GCATAGTTTCCAGGGCCTCTGCTAATGGCCAGCTTTATGAGGAAGATGAAATCGAAAACGACTCCTTATGCCAACCTCTTCCCCAGTCGGcggacaataataataaaaaaatggctTGGGAAACTCCCTCCACAGCGGCCTCTCATCAAACCGGCGTCACTACAATATCCTGTGCTAATGGTGGTGTCACCAGTGTAGGAGTTAATGGTTCTAGCAATCTTCTAACGGCCACCGATACAATGGGTTCGTCCGAAAACAATTTAAcggtgtatttttaa
- the LOC111677259 gene encoding general transcription factor IIF subunit 2, producing MSKNDDKDIKVPIVDKELDLSNAGRGVWLVKVPKYIAQKWEKAPSNMDVGKLRISKTPGQKAQVSLSLTQAVVKLDPEEEIPTEHILDVSVVTKQTLGVFSHMGPPTSTSGKESKDTSSSQTQDAEKLYMEGRIVQKLECRPIADNCYMKLKLESIRKASVPQRKVQPIDKIVQNFKPVKDHAHNIEYRERKKAEGKKARDDKNAVMDMLFNAFEKHQYYNIKDLVKITKQPIGYLKEILKEVCDYNMKNPHKNMWELKKEYRHYKSDEKKDDEKSPSDSDSE from the exons atgtctaaaaatgaCGATAAAGATATAAAAGTACCCATTGTTGACAAAGAACTTGATCTCTCAAATGCTGGACGTGGTGTCTGGCTGGTGAAAGTACCTAAATATATAGCACAAAAATGGGAAAAAGCACCCTCCAATATGGATGTGGGTAAGCTAAGAATTAGCAAGACGCCCGGTCAAAAGGCTCAAGTCTCATTGAGCCTAACACAGGCTGTGGTGAAATTAGATCCCGAAGAAGAGATTCCCACCGAACACATACTCGATGTTTCGGTTGTGACGAAACAGACTTTGGGTGTTTTTTCACATATGGGACCACCAACCAGCACGTCTGGTAAAGAAAGTAAAGATACTTCATCTTCACAAACGCAAGATGCcgaaaaactttatatggagGGAAGAATTGTACAAAAATTAGAATGTCGTCCTATAGCCGATAATTGTTATATGAAATTGAAATTGGAATCGATACGTAAGGCATCGGTGCCACAGCGTAAAGTGCAACCTATCGATAAAATTGTGCAAAACTTTAAGCCCGTCAAAGATCATGCACATAAT ATCGAATACCGTGAACGCAAAAAAGCCGAAGGTAAAAAGGCCCGTGACGATAAAAACGCTGTCATGGATATGCTGTTCAATGCATTCGAAAAACATCAATACTACAACATTAAGGATTTGGTTAAAATCACTAAACAACCAATTGGCTACTTGAAAGAGATTCTCAAAGAAGTATGCGATTATAATATGAAAAATCCCCATAAAAATATGTGGGAATTAAAGAAAGAATATCGTCATTATAAATCTGACGAGAAAAAAGACGATGAGAAGTCACCATCAGATAGTGATAGtgaataa